Genomic window (Paenibacillus sp. PK3_47):
GCTGCTGACCCGGCTGATTGTGCTGGACTCGGCTTCTTTTCACCTGAACGACTGGGCCTATTTAATGGCAATTGCCGTGCTGCGGACTTATTTTACGACAGGGGTGTACAGCAGTATAGCCATCAGCCAGCTGCGGATTACCCAGAGAGAGCAGACCCGGCGGCTGGAGCAGATGCTGGGGTTCGGTTCAGGGCTGTACGGGGAAGTCTTTTATCTGAAGAAATCGATTGGCACGCTGGAAAATGTCACTCTGAGCAGCTATGAGCTCTACCGCACGCTGAAGGAGGATGAGGGTCAGCAGGCCCGCAGCCGTCAGGTGCTGGACATTACGCAGCAGATCCATGAAGTGAAGAAGGATTCCCAGCGGATTCTCGCGGGGCTTGTCAAGCTGGTTGACCGTGAGGTGACCGGGGATATTGAGCTGTCTGTCATTGTGCGTTTTACCGTCAAAAGCAACAGCCAGTACGCCGAGATGCTCGGCAAAAATATCAGCTTCAGCACCAGCCTCACCACCGACTACACCACGGCAAGCTACATTCCGCTGCTGACCCTGCTGGGCAATCTGACGGCCAATGCGGTCGAAGCGATTCAAGGGAAAGGCACGGTATCGATAGATGTGTATGAAAAAGAAGACCAAACCGTCTTCACCGTAACCGACAGCGGCGGCGGGATCAAGGAGCGTGACCGTGAGGTGCTGTTCGAGCCGGGGTTTACGACGAAATTTGACGACGAAGGCGTTGCTGCCACCGGTATCGGCCTGTCGCATGTGCGGGATATTGTCGGTTTGTTCGAAGGCGTAATTAACGTACATCAGGCTCCCCACACCGGAGGGGCGATGTTTCAGATCAGTTTGCCGACGGCAAAGCTGCGGAAGGGGGAATGAGGGATGCCGCTTTCTTTTTGTATCGTGGATGATGAC
Coding sequences:
- a CDS encoding ATP-binding protein, whose product is MSQSMLKSKMLPIMIVALGTAVAGEFKINPFDGDIFRIAMGSSAFLLFLLLMRRLPYITTGVAIGIVVLLFRTATDMAWGSGLTLAESFASHFSAMVYYMVFAVLMHIIKSRIDTFPPLVLGGVTALIDLLSNEMELLTRLIVLDSASFHLNDWAYLMAIAVLRTYFTTGVYSSIAISQLRITQREQTRRLEQMLGFGSGLYGEVFYLKKSIGTLENVTLSSYELYRTLKEDEGQQARSRQVLDITQQIHEVKKDSQRILAGLVKLVDREVTGDIELSVIVRFTVKSNSQYAEMLGKNISFSTSLTTDYTTASYIPLLTLLGNLTANAVEAIQGKGTVSIDVYEKEDQTVFTVTDSGGGIKERDREVLFEPGFTTKFDDEGVAATGIGLSHVRDIVGLFEGVINVHQAPHTGGAMFQISLPTAKLRKGE